Within the Miscanthus floridulus cultivar M001 chromosome 2, ASM1932011v1, whole genome shotgun sequence genome, the region TTGCGTATGCAGGGGTAGGaagccggcggcggcgacggcgaagaAGGGGCAGAAGCGGCCGCGGCAGCCGCGGTTCGCGTTCATGACAAAGAGCGAGATCGATCACCTCGAGGACGGCTACAGATGGAGGAAGTATGGCCAGAAAGCTGTCAAGAACAGCCCTTTCCCAAGGTTGATTGCATTGCCAGCTTTATAGATGAACTTGAGTGTGCTACACTGCTAGTACTTTATTAACTACGTCTTGCATTCTCTAGCTAATTTTATGTGCACACATACGCGTTGCCCGTTCGCtttgctaaaaaaacaagccgaaacactatttcggctaatttgttgtgagagtaaaatattgtttcggttgaaaaaacaagctcAAAAGTATGGATTATTAGAGAAGCGAACAGAGCCAACATGGCTTACCTTGTTTTTCACTGTTTTCCTCTCTCATCCAAATGCTACTGCATTGTGTTTCAATTCTTCTTTCAACAGGCAAATCACTCATTGTTCATGCTTAATTAAAATGCCCccccgctgtttgtggttttgcTAGTTCGCTACATACCATGACTTTTAATTTTTACCAAGAATATATGAAGTTAGGAAATCTACATAATACTTTTAACGCATACATGAACATAGGTATTTTTTTGCATCATGGCATGCGATTAATTATAACTAACACACGAGCGAGTCAAATCAAATTGGGCTAAATTTCTTGAGCAGGAGTTACTACAGATGCACCAACAGCAAATGCACGGTGAAGAAGCGCGTGGAGCGGTCCTCCAACGATCCCTCCGTGGTCATCACCACCTACGAGGGCCAGCACTGCCACCACATTGGTCCATTCCATCgcggcagcggcggaggcggcggcggcgcagccgcGGCGCGCTACCACAGCGCGGCGGCGGTTGCGCTTGCGGAGCAAATGTCTTCGACGTCGTCGTCGTTCATCCCAGCGCGGCACCTCTACAGCTTGCCGCCGTTGCACCCACAGAGCTCCCTGTCCTCAGAGACCGTCGTCAGCTGGGCGACGACTACGACATCTTTTCAGCATGTTAACGACGGCGGCGAGCTGCGGCGGGCTAGCTACAGCTCGATGGTGTCCATGGCGCAGTCGCCGTCAACACCATCATCAGTGCCTCCGCCGGCTGCCATTTCAGTTGAGAAGGCGGGGCTACTGGACGATATGGTGCCCCATGGTGTAAGGCATGGAACGCCATGATGATGCCAATATGGTAAGAAACTGAGCTAGAATATGATATCGACTTCATGCTGGTTTTTATTTGTAGAGTGATGCGTGGTCGGAGCCTCATATCAAATGATGCTTCCGTATATACTTAAAGTTTCATGTTGTTTTAATTTCTTCATGGCATAGTATATATTTTGGCCAAGATCCTATTTAACTGAAGTGGCATAAATTTGTTTGTTATTATTGTATGCTTTCCTAACTAATATTTGATATATATGCTTAATAGCTAACCTCAACTTTAATTTGATATTGGACCACTTCATGATTGTTTTTCATACTTTTTTTTGCATAAACGGACTAGTAGGCTAAGCATCTTTGCAATTTATGTAACCTTTATTTTAATGAAAGTATATGTAGCGAGATACTAAATCTACATTACCAGGTTTACAATAAAATCGATATTCATACCATCAGTAGCTAGGCAGTAATTCCCTGGTGGTTGCATATATATGTATAGCTGGATGCCTAGCTATACCTTATAATTGATTCATGGATAAAATGCACGGTAAGATATAAGCTGTGGAATATTGGTGTGTACGTAGTACGTTGTAGCTAGGAGCAATTGGCACTTCATGCATGGCGCATATATATGAACGTATTCATGTCTGCTAGTGCACATGTGACTCTGAGGGGACTCAACAATGGATTAGAATCTTTTTGAAGGACATATAATTAAACTGTATGTAGTGCACAAGTACTAGAGTAGTTGGCAGACTAAAGTACAGATCGAGCATATGCATGCATACATACATATGTGATACTCCCAAGTTTAGATTTCTTAGGGAATATATAATTGTATACAAGTTATTTTCTCTACCTTTTTTTTAATGTTTCTATTGCATTTCCAATTGCCCTGGCTGTCAGTTCCCTCTCCCAAATGTCCATGGCTGAAAGCTACCAGCACACATACACATGACACATTAGGGGAATGCAAAATGCAGTGCAGACATAAGTAACGCCTTATATATTCCTTTCAACTACTTGGTTGGAATCCTCTACAAAATATATATAAACACCCATCGGCGTATAGTATATCAGAAAGGAAAGACGCGTGTGTTTTGCGTTCATACTTGTGCACATGTAGGACCATTTATTTGCTTTTGTTCTTCAGCAT harbors:
- the LOC136517489 gene encoding probable WRKY transcription factor 48, which produces MAGAAGDRSEDVGADWPFGGAADAFTEYSSVFAELGWPGGLLAGGELPVLDLPEAAAPLPSQLSMERSEDPAPARSGDAGPSSSSSGDGDGDGAAPGNDDDDRKAAPAVEAAGRKPAAATAKKGQKRPRQPRFAFMTKSEIDHLEDGYRWRKYGQKAVKNSPFPRSYYRCTNSKCTVKKRVERSSNDPSVVITTYEGQHCHHIGPFHRGSGGGGGGAAAARYHSAAAVALAEQMSSTSSSFIPARHLYSLPPLHPQSSLSSETVVSWATTTTSFQHVNDGGELRRASYSSMVSMAQSPSTPSSVPPPAAISVEKAGLLDDMVPHGVRHGTP